CGTTGATGCTCGCTCAGGTCTATCTCGATCCCAACGTGCTCAAATCGTCGCTGGTTCATCCGACGAGCCGGAACGAACAGCAGGAGAAGCGACGGGAAATCATCCAGAATCTCCAGCGGGAATGCCTGCAGGAGGGCGCTCTCAGCGAACGGAACGAAGAACAATTCCTGGCGCTGTACTGTGTCGCCGAACTGCAGCGACAGGACGGGCAAGTCGATGAAGCCGAACAGACTCTGAATCAACTCGAAGAGCTCATGCAGTCGATCGAGCTGACTGAGGAACGGGCCGGCGAACACTCGGACGCTCTCACGATCCTCAAGGCTCGGCTCTTTCTGGACCAGGAGCAGACCGAAGAAGCCCGGGAACTGCTGGAGAAAATTGTCAGCCTAAAGACTGGTCTCGAACAGAAAGCGGTCCTGCAGGGGCACTATCTTCTTGGTCGTTCGTATGCGATTGATCAACGGTATGATCTGGCCCTCGCACATTTCGAGAAGCCGGCTTCCGTCAAGGACTCAGAGGTTTTCTTTCCGGCCAACCTTTACGCCGGCGATATCGCTCGTAAACGCGGCCTGCATGAGGAGTCGCTGGCGTTTCTGATTCGTGGTTTGAATGGCGTCGATTCCACGGAGGTCTTCGCCAATCGGTGGATGGATCTCGACGAAGCACGCGATCTCGTGCAGACGGCCTGGGACGAGTGGGGCAACTCTTCAAGTTACGAGCAGTTCCGTTTCTCGCTCGAACTGGCCAGGCACATGATTCCGCTGTTCACGCAGTCTCATGCCAATCAGCTGATGGCGCTGGTCAGCCGGAAACGAGCCGAGTTGGTCCAGTCCCAGTACGACGCTGTTGCCCACGAGGAAGATCTCGAAAAGCTTCGAGACGTTCGCGATCACTGGAAGCGGGCCGGCCATGCCTACGCCCGGCTGGCCAACAGTTCCCGCGCATCGAGCAACTACGGTCAGATTCTCTGGGAAGCGAGCCAGCACTATCGCCGCGGCAACGACTTCAACAACGCATTGCAAATGTTGGAGATGTATATCGCCTCCAATCCTCGCAGCGGCCTCACCGCGGCCTATATTTTCAAGGCACGTCTTCTGCTCGATCTGGAAGAGTACGACGAGAGTCCCCGCGTTGAGGAAGCGATCGCGACTCTGGAGCAGGCACTCCGAGATTTTCCGAAAGATCAGTTGATCTACGATGCCCAGTTCCTGCTTGGCCGAGCCTACCTGGAGCAGGGGAAGACCGATCGAGCCGCCGAAGTCTGGCGGGCTCTGATCCTGGAAAGCCCTTTGACTCCCGAAGCTCGAGAATGGCAGCAGGCGTTGTTCGCTCTCGGTCGAATGTTGTTTCATGTCACGGAAACACGCCCAGGTTATCTGCTGACCGTGGCCCAGCCGGAACAGCCTGGTGAGCTGGCGGGAAAGGACGAACGCTACGGGCAGGTCGACGAAGCCATCCACTGGCTCGACGAATTCGTGCGGCGAATTCCCGATCACCCCGATGTCCACGAAGCTCGCTGGCTGCTTGCCAAAGGGCTCCGGTTCCGTGCTCGTCGAGCCGAAAACCGCATCCGAACAGCCGAAACCGAGAACACCCGCGTTGAGCTGGAAAAAGAGATCCGGGAATACCTGCAGCGGGCGACCGCCCAGTACAAGGT
The sequence above is a segment of the Rubinisphaera margarita genome. Coding sequences within it:
- a CDS encoding tetratricopeptide repeat protein gives rise to the protein MAAIGFVPMLALAVITGIVVPVMAWMALKEPELTPFEKTVQALEYLREGRTKTAYLEAIQMLDDGLNDPEVGGALEFIVGVALFRKAERVTQEAAPGYLGITEPIYRLSMRYLERAQQKSIMNELVSEWRYTIGACYYKLGHVYEAREILEAAYEMAEENRTDIALMLAQVYLDPNVLKSSLVHPTSRNEQQEKRREIIQNLQRECLQEGALSERNEEQFLALYCVAELQRQDGQVDEAEQTLNQLEELMQSIELTEERAGEHSDALTILKARLFLDQEQTEEARELLEKIVSLKTGLEQKAVLQGHYLLGRSYAIDQRYDLALAHFEKPASVKDSEVFFPANLYAGDIARKRGLHEESLAFLIRGLNGVDSTEVFANRWMDLDEARDLVQTAWDEWGNSSSYEQFRFSLELARHMIPLFTQSHANQLMALVSRKRAELVQSQYDAVAHEEDLEKLRDVRDHWKRAGHAYARLANSSRASSNYGQILWEASQHYRRGNDFNNALQMLEMYIASNPRSGLTAAYIFKARLLLDLEEYDESPRVEEAIATLEQALRDFPKDQLIYDAQFLLGRAYLEQGKTDRAAEVWRALILESPLTPEAREWQQALFALGRMLFHVTETRPGYLLTVAQPEQPGELAGKDERYGQVDEAIHWLDEFVRRIPDHPDVHEARWLLAKGLRFRARRAENRIRTAETENTRVELEKEIREYLQRATAQYKVLADELARIDQRNELTSASRQFLRDAYFEPAHIQFDLGGYDPSGDSFRQAIDLYSNAAFYFTGKPVVLVAYYRIAECYRQLGAYAEARRQLEQARVILNQIPEPFPATSTNFSKQEWQRLLEQSVKLYDLTLNASAAP